In the genome of Triticum urartu cultivar G1812 chromosome 5, Tu2.1, whole genome shotgun sequence, one region contains:
- the LOC125508606 gene encoding uncharacterized protein LOC125508606 codes for MTKAESDAFKVAYVICAVTYVLAPSLKHNYFLTEYWGGLHTPDLIHMYNWGKYVREEVLLSAGRVKSELLGGKVKSNISGCTFFIQVFYLDNLDLEDENLPHDVFPRCKVYDQKKINMVIEKDTSTGKNADIVIYGLLLPRPAHTVCYSRNRASMSFISKIADIGAGSSRYQRAPMIEEIVTILVEKVGQYSSRCRAALQVASKKGAKINKKHADGWDGVVRETGNFIEEETSKILADIDEISDTVRQNNKRPREQDYQGDDVSPEESGEESPFSPRSAICPANTDNRNVDAGNPSHRSNDNQRGGSPKRARVEETEEDPDPAIKNLEELVAAADQDNERFPHMTSE; via the exons ATGACCAAGGCGGAATCTGATGCTTTCAAGGTTGCCTATGTTATATGTGCAGTTACATATGTTCTCGCGCCATCGTTGAAGCACAACTACTTCCTGACGGAATACTGGGGAGGTCTGCACACCCCTGATCTCATACACATGTACAACTGGGGTAAGTATGTCCGGGAGGAAGTGCTTCTATCAGCTGGGAGGGTCAAGTCAGAGCTCCTTGGGGGCAAAGTTAAATCAAACATTTCTGGTTGCACTTTCTTCATTCAG GTGTTCTATCTGGACAATCTTGATCTTGAGGACGAGAACCTACCACACGACGTCTTCCCAAGATGCAAGGTCTATGATCAGAAAAAGATTAACATGGTTATTGAAAAGGACACAAGCACAGGAAAAAACGCAGATATTGTTATATACGGACTACTTCTG CCAAGGCCGGCGCACACAGTGTGCTATAGCAGGAACAGAGCTTCAATGTCCTTCATTAGCAAGATTGCTGATATCGGAGCCGGGTCAAGCAGATATCAAAGAGCACCGATGATCGAGGAG ATTGTTACTATACTTGTGGAAAAAGTGGGCCAATATTCATCTAGATGCCGAGCAGCGTTGCAAGTGGCTTCTAAGAAAGGGGCAAAGATAAACAAAAAGCACGCGGATGGGTGGGATGGTGTTGTGAGGGAGACTGGAAATTTCATTGAAGAAGAGACCTCTAAGATTCTTGCAGATATTGATGAAATATCAGATACTGTAAGGCAGAACAACAAAAGGCCAAGGGAACAAGACTACCAAG GTGATGATGTCTCACCTGAAGAGTCCGGAGAAGAGTCGCCATTTTCACCACGTTCGGCCATTTGTCCTGCGAATACAGATAATCGGAATGTAGATGCTGGTAATCCTAGCCATAGGTCAAATGACAATCAACGGGGTGGTTCCCCGAAAAGAGCAAGGGTCGAAGAGACAGAGGAGGATCCTGACCCGGCGATTAAGAATCTGGAAGAACTGGTCGCGGCAGCAGACCAAGACAATGAA AGGTTCCCTCATATGACCTCGGAATAG
- the LOC125508314 gene encoding uncharacterized protein LOC125508314 isoform X1, whose protein sequence is MSSIIPTSVLDNDNLLVEILTRLSCTRSLIRSSAVNPQWMSVSRSQSFLQAYSRRNRPAVLGFLAEFERGYSLHFRVVDALAFQGESTRALVRSRIDDYSLSRKRILASESGELLVSIINPPFVSSETGETVVDGYYTLFPSSFPPVYYFVASRIPRVPRMHGQHTPNFYGQFGILPAAGQTGFSFFVKDAAGPFLKTYDGIKFRSKSDFHVHVCVFRGGVWSRFVSAPFEYRSPCIFHLDPYSVLAGSSLYMMYVVGMIVCFDIPSSTFTVIHLPISARSCFFDYSVSLNESGILSLVNCSHGLLAASTSTRPLAVELLLKIRFSKGIF, encoded by the coding sequence ATGTCCAGCATCATTCCCACATCGGTTCTTGACAATGACAACCTTCTGGTAGAAATCCTTACTAGGCTATCATGCACCCGTTCACTTATACGCAGCTCAGCTGTTAATCCCCAATGGATGTCTGTATCTAGATCTCAGTCTTTCCTTCAGGCCTATTCTCGTCGCAATCGCCCGGCAGTGCTCGGATTCTTGGCAGAGTTCGAGCGTGGTTATAGTCTCCATTTTCGTGTCGTGGATGCATTAGCTTTTCAAGGTGAGTCGACTAGAGCTCTGGTTCGTTCCCGTATAGATGATTATTCCCTATCACGGAAACGCATACTAGCATCTGAATCTGGTGAGCTGCTAGTAAGTATTATCAACCCTCCCTTCGTTTCCTCTGAAACGGGCGAGACTGTCGTCGATGGCTACTACACCTTGTTCCCTAGCTCGTTTCCACCAGTATACTACTTTGTTGCGTCTCGTATCCCTCGAGTCCCTCGCATGCATGGCCAGCACACCCCAAACTTTTACGGCCAATTTGGCATTCTGCCAGCAGCCGGTCAGACCGGGTTCTCTTTCTTTGTCAAGGACGCAGCCGGCCCTTTTCTGAAAACTTACGATGGTATTAAATTTAGGTCCAAATCTGATTTCCACGTACATGTATGTGTTTTCAGAGGTGGGGTTTGGTCAAGATTTGTGTCGGCTCCTTTTGAATATCGTTCTCCTTGCATCTTTCACTTAGATCCTTACTCCGTTTTAGCCGGGAGCTCATTATACATGATGTATGTCGTGGGCATGATAGTCTGTTTCGACATTCCTAGCTCTACATTCACTGTTATCCATCTACCAATATCAGCCAGGTCCTGTTTTTTCGACTACAGTGTTTCCCTAAACGAGTCTGGCATCTTGTCTCTTGTTAACTGTTCCCATGGCTTGCTCGCTGCTTCAACTAGTACACGACCGCTTGCAGTGGAGCTGTTGCTCAAGATTAGATTTAGTAAAGGCATTTTCTAG
- the LOC125508315 gene encoding uncharacterized protein LOC125508315 has protein sequence MTIAVRRYQQIDYAFALDKDEGCWRHWLEPDFVNHVSRGDVIVRYVQDMFIGEHIKYDVHRCTEFLLNVKFNFTWSTYIWDFLKRRIIVLNPTINNGDESDKVIQSRHRKVADNLHEALQRCIQAFFQGWAPDMTRWNTVFLKGINAGLCSGPDSGVYALHYGRNWMGSKFKRDLNPQNDGVLHSRMNILVDVLGLEGNIGHLPERYRKCLVRNKEAA, from the exons ATGACAATAGCAGTTAGAAGATATCAGCAGATTGACTACGCTTTTGCATTGGATAAAGATGAAGGGTGCTGGCGACATTGGCTTGAGCCAGACTTTGTG AACCATGTGAGCAGAGGAGACGTGATTGTGAGGTATGTGCAGGACATGTTTATTGGGGAACATATCAAGTATGACGTGCACAGATGCACAGAG TTCTTACTCAACGTCAAGTTCAACTTCACATGGTCGACCTACATTTGGGATTTCCTGAAGAGGAGGATAATCGTTCTTAACCCAACAATTAACAACGGAGACGAATCTGACAAAGTCATCCAGAGTAGGCACAGAAAGGTTGCAGACAATCTTCATGAAGCATTGCAAAGGTGCATTCAAGCATTTTTTCAAGGTTGGGCTCCTGACATGACGAGATGGAATACAGTGTTCCTGAAAGGGATAAACGCTGGTCTATGCAGCGG GCCAGACAGCGGGGTATATGCACTGCACTATGGCCGAAATTGGATGGGAAGCAAATTCAAGAGAGACCTGAACCCG CAAAACGACGGGGTGCTCCATTCCAGGATGAACATACTGGTAGATGTGCTTGGACTGGAGGGGAACATTGGACACTTGCCTGAGAGATACAGGAAGTGCCTTGTTAGGAACAAGGAGGCTGCGTGA
- the LOC125508314 gene encoding NDR1/HIN1-like protein 1 isoform X2 produces the protein MGKDCGNHHHDHFRNGCRRLLKVLLGLAFIVAVIALIVYLVLRPTHPGFFLQDASLRQLDLSNSSGLLSTSLQVTVASRNPNDRVGVYYDRLDVYASYKDQQITVAASLPAVYQGHGDVDVWSPVLDGPNVPFAPYLASAISQDCQAGHLVLHVKIDGRVRWKVGSWISGHYHLFVTCQALLDTVSGNRAPGASGFKFQKTTGCHVEV, from the coding sequence ATGGGCAAGGACTGCGGCAACCACCACCACGACCACTTCCGGAACGGCTGCCGGCGCCTCCTGAAAGTGCTCCTGGGCCTGGCCTTCATCGTCGCCGTCATCGCCCTCATCGTCTACCTGGTGCTCCGCCCCACCCACCCGGGCTTTTTCCTCCAGGACGCCTCCCTCCGGCAGCTCGACCTCTCCAACTCCTCGGGCCTCCTCTCCACCTCCCTCCAGGTCACCGTAGCCTCCCGCAACCCCAACGACCGCGTCGGTGTCTACTACGACCGCCTCGACGTCTACGCCTCCTACAAGGACCAGCAGATCACCGTCGCCGCCTCGCTCCCGGCGGTCTACCAGGGCCACGGCGACGTCGACGTATGGTCACCAGTGCTCGACGGGCCCAACGTGCCCTTCGCGCCGTACCTCGCCAGCGCCATCTCCCAGGACTGCCAGGCTGGCCACCTCGTGCTCCATGTCAAGATCGACGGCCGCGTCAGGTGGAAGGTCGGCAGCTGGATCTCTGGCCACTACCACCTCTTCGTCACCTGCCAGGCCTTGCTCGACACCGTCAGTGGAAACCGCGCACCAGGAGCAAGCGGGTTCAAGTTCCAGAAAACCACTGGCTGCCACGTAGAGGTCTAG
- the LOC125508314 gene encoding replication protein A 32 kDa subunit B-like isoform X3: MMALGPLMYTSGLMAVKTPRMLGRSTKACMYVLLGGLPVWSNFSKSKPTWSGPNFNDITHHFIYCIKAHIDISKQSRLKLQENSVATPSASTVMPRYQIAPSQIPEDCSLEDKIFSILRDPAYRSVCNDMDHGVSLKLLRSALGASQDDIMKVITEQIRLGEMYTTIDERHLKSSN; encoded by the exons ATGATGGCACTGGGTCCGTTAATGTATACTTCTG GTTTGATGGCCGTCAAGACTCCAAGGATGCTTGGTCGTTCAA CGAAGGCATGTATGTACGTGTTGTTGGGAGGGCTACCAGTTTGGAGCAATTTTTCCAAATCAAAGCCTACATGGTCAG GACCGAACTTCAATGATATAACCCATCACTTTATCTACTGCATCAAGGCCCATATCGATATTTCTAAGCAGAGCAGACTAAAG CTTCAGGAAAATTCCGTTGCCACCCCGTCAGCATCAACCGTCATGCCAAGGTATCAGATTGCTCCGAGCCAGATACCAGAAGATTGCAGCCTTGAGGACAAGATATTTTCCATTTTGCGCGACCCAGCATACCG TTCTGTATGCAATGACATGGATCATGGAGTAAGTCTAAAGCTGCTTCGCAGCGCACTTGGCGCAAGTCAAGACGATATCAT GAAAGTAATAACAGAGCAAATCCGACTCGGTGAGATGTACACTACTATCGATGAACGCCATTTGAAGTCTTCAAACTGA